Proteins encoded within one genomic window of Macrobrachium nipponense isolate FS-2020 chromosome 8, ASM1510439v2, whole genome shotgun sequence:
- the LOC135222646 gene encoding uncharacterized protein LOC135222646, with the protein MYLSNLQMVRCPEAGCLTVLQKMYGHEVCQSHASCAIQLEGLLVWHPEACEVCYGLVRNVTDESVDPTLKASSLMTLKAWVGGFRRNVGSGRPYVLSEEMCFLLYPNAKVSAAVAAEVAAPIIERIRQETQAPPEDQEGLCAKMTEVTAISLHRERMTIEDQEEGREVGEAGNCGANVLSFSPTPSSSSFQGFSAKSTTFCDRSVSVNPKVKTLKTKSLPKAVRPVKPSPAGSARSSLAPKPLTSKARPTESDFDQEAFTTLLMKMVSEVVVDSRLQSMSTQLSSGLETFGQSIPSLAQKLQTQEELVAGFIHSGCTPQSFVVPDASKLPPFENSNPWRLALHAPFSEGRLTIEGCGTRPVEDYEFFPPGLQFPFPGYARLAEEALVRVDKVPEETVIYPRDQAQSAWVRILTEWECVNTELMPHNGCYTMFVAPDNIPTPCTSKIAELTLQAGMENKPMPQLKETEATSLLFPRDLECWVGAPATFTVGKLNRDCAMTQFGELLPRIPDTMLKAEFEARCRLSRSINSVTTAELTASVFAEEPLFRVLTKSMLQAYQSDLYDFIVARRACRKHVFANASIRHEPNKLINASIWGANIFPEDMVNSVLSEAARANQNLRDRWGLNLKRNFEAPGPHAKRRRRPRQYKSSQTSQPQAVVQAVPVSQISKPSTSKAQPQQQFDLLQSQPTQQPSSSAALVTSPAFNASFKTQGAFRGYNRHARGSRARGANQQRAGSRVLSRGRGFRGGRGSKTSTSQ; encoded by the exons atgtatctttccaacttacagatggttcgcTGCCCGGAGGCGGGGTGTCTGACCGTTCTTCAGAAGATGTATGGACATGAGGTCTGCCAGTCTCATGCCAGCTGTGCCATCCAACTGGAGGGACTCttggtctggcacccagaagcctgcgagGTGTGTTACGGCCTCGTTAGGAACGTGACAGATGAATCG GTTGATCCGACGCTCAAGGCCTCCTCGCTGATGACCCTCAAGGCCTGGGTAGGGGGGTTTAGGAGGAACGTCGGATCTGGCCGCCCCTATGTGCTGTCGGAGGAGATGTGTTTCCTCCTCTACCCAAACGCTAAGGTTTCGGCAGCTGTAGCGGCGGAAGTGGCGGCTCCCATTATAGAGCGGATCCGCCAAGAGACCCAAGCCCCTCCTGAGGATCAAGAGGGCTTGTGTGCGAAAATGACAGAGGTGACGGCCATCAGCCTGCATAGAGAGCGCATGACCATCGAGGACCaggaggaaggtagggaggtaGGTGAGGCAGGTAATTGTGGGGCTAATGTACTCTCCTTCAgcccaactccttcttcttcttcttttcagggctTCTCTGCGAAGTCCACGACCTTTTGTGATAGGTCGGTCTCAGTAAACCCCAAGGTGAAAACCTTAAAGACGAAGTCCCTGCCGAAGGCGGTTAGACCAGTCAAGCCTTCTCCGGCAGGctccgccaggtcgtcattggccCCCAAGCCTTTGACTTCCAAAGCCAGACCGACGGAGTCCGACTTCGACCAGGAGGCTTTCACCACTCTTCTCATGAAGATGGTGAGCGAAGTAGTAGTGGACTCGAGACTTCAGTCGATGTCCACGCAACTCTCCTCGGGTCTAGAGACATTCGGACAGTCCATCCCGTCTCTGGCCCAAAAATTACAgacccaggaggaattggtggcTGGATTTATCCATTCCGGATGCACACCGCAGTCCTTTGTGGTGCCGGACGCATCCAAGCTCCCGCCATTTGAGAAtagcaacccatggcggttggctctgcatgCTCCCTTTTCAGAGGGCAGACTTACAATTGAgggttgcggaacccgacccgtggaagactatgagttcttcccgccgggcctacaattccccttcccggGCTACGCTAGGCTTGCCGAGGAAGCGttggtcagggtagacaaggtcccggAAGAGACAGTGATCTAccctagagatcaggctcagtcggcatgggtccgcaTCCTTACGgaatgggagtgcgtcaacacCGAGTTGATGCCTCACAACGGTTGCTATACCATGTTCGTAGCGCCGGATAACATCCCGACACCTTGCACATCAAAGATCGCAGAATTGACACTACAGGCCGGAATGGAGAataaacccatgcctcagctaaaagagacggaggccacctctttgctctttcccaGAGATCTGGAGTGTTGGGTTGGTGCTCCGGCAacgttcacagtgggcaaactcAACCGTGATTGTGCCATGACACAATTCGGTGAACttttgcctagaattccggacaCCATGTTAAAGGCGGAATTCGAAGCAAGATGTaggctgagcaggtcaattaactcagtcaccactgcagagttgacaGCTTCTGTCTTTGCAGAGGAGCCTCTATTCCGGGTCCTGACGAAGTCGATGCTGCAGGCTTATCAATCGGACCTGTATGATTTcatagtggctagacgagcctgcaggaagcatgtctttgctaatgcctccatcaggcatgagcctaacaagctcatAAATGCATCAATCTGGGGGGCTAACATCTTTCCTGAGGACAtggttaacagcgtcctcagtgaggcggctagggctaaccagaaccttcgtgacCGCTGGGGACTTAACTTAAAAAGGAATTTCGAGGCCCCCGGACCACACGCCAAACGTAGGAGGAGGCCTAGGCAGTATAAGTCTTCCCAGACCTCTCAGCCTCAAGCAgtggtacaggcagttcctgtctcTCAAATAagtaagccttcgacatctaaggcacaaccacaacagcagtttgatctgctgcagagtcaaccaaCTCAACAGCCCTCGAGTTCAGCTGCCCTTGTgacttccccagccttcaatgCCTCCTTTAAAACACAAGGGGCGTTTCGAGGCTATAATAGGCACGCAaggggtagcagagcaagaggtgctaaccaacagagagctggctctagagttctctcaagaggcagaggcttcagaggaggcagaggaagtaagacctcaaccagtcaatga